One part of the Sorangiineae bacterium MSr11954 genome encodes these proteins:
- a CDS encoding efflux RND transporter periplasmic adaptor subunit → MNDSTTPAVTDELRRTLAAEEGGRLWLRRGIIAGVVVVAITGGLVWRAKHRPLPPAKYVTATASVGDVIEKVQATGAVQPVLQVDVGAQVNGRVTNVFVDFNSQVKKGDPLAEIDSTVYGTTVNQGQANLAAQRAQVASARANAEAARLAYERAERLYQQSLASRATLDTARGTYQAAKATAEAAKASVGSFEAQLKASKTNVGYTKIYSPVDGIVVTRSTDPGAMVNASFTAPKLFVIAQDLRRMRVLADVDEADVGRLKEQMEADAVVDAFPGELFRGIVQQVRFSPNNQAGVVTYSAVVEVANPEEKLRPGMTATITIRTREAKGVVRIPNSALRYRPSPPLGPDNKPILQPPDPPLAKGTGRVYVVTNDKPGEEKAEPKVVTIGASDGIVTEITDPSLPADTKVVTDELDHSKKKGPF, encoded by the coding sequence GTGAATGACTCGACGACGCCCGCCGTAACCGACGAACTCCGACGAACCCTGGCCGCCGAGGAAGGTGGCCGGCTTTGGCTTCGGCGCGGCATCATCGCCGGGGTGGTCGTGGTCGCCATCACGGGCGGTTTGGTCTGGCGCGCCAAGCATCGACCTCTCCCGCCCGCGAAGTACGTGACGGCGACCGCCTCGGTGGGGGACGTGATCGAGAAGGTGCAGGCCACGGGCGCCGTGCAGCCGGTTCTTCAAGTCGACGTGGGCGCGCAGGTGAACGGCAGGGTCACCAACGTGTTCGTCGACTTCAACTCGCAGGTGAAGAAAGGCGACCCGCTCGCGGAGATCGACTCCACGGTGTACGGCACCACCGTGAACCAAGGGCAGGCAAACCTCGCCGCCCAGCGCGCCCAAGTCGCCAGCGCCCGCGCGAACGCCGAGGCGGCCCGTCTCGCCTACGAGCGCGCCGAGAGGCTCTACCAGCAGAGCCTCGCCAGCCGCGCCACCCTCGACACCGCGCGCGGCACGTACCAGGCCGCGAAGGCCACGGCCGAAGCCGCGAAGGCCTCCGTCGGATCGTTCGAGGCGCAGCTCAAAGCCTCCAAGACCAACGTGGGCTACACGAAGATCTACTCGCCGGTGGACGGCATCGTGGTCACGCGCTCCACCGATCCCGGCGCCATGGTGAACGCGAGCTTCACGGCCCCCAAGCTGTTCGTCATCGCCCAGGATCTGCGGCGCATGCGCGTCTTGGCGGACGTGGACGAAGCCGACGTGGGCCGGCTCAAAGAGCAAATGGAGGCCGACGCGGTGGTCGACGCCTTCCCGGGCGAGCTGTTTCGCGGCATCGTGCAGCAGGTTCGTTTCAGCCCGAACAACCAAGCCGGCGTCGTGACCTACTCGGCGGTGGTCGAGGTGGCCAACCCCGAGGAGAAGCTCCGCCCCGGCATGACGGCGACCATCACCATCCGCACGCGCGAGGCCAAAGGCGTGGTGCGCATCCCCAACTCCGCGCTTCGCTACCGTCCCTCGCCGCCGCTCGGCCCGGACAACAAGCCCATCTTGCAGCCGCCGGATCCACCGCTGGCCAAGGGGACGGGGCGCGTGTACGTGGTGACCAACGACAAGCCGGGTGAGGAAAAGGCCGAGCCCAAGGTCGTCACCATCGGCGCGAGCGACGGCATCGTGACGGAGATCACGGACCCCTCGCTCCCGGCCGACACCAAGGTGGTGACCGACGAGCTGGATCACTCGAAGAAGAAGGGCCCCTTCTAG
- a CDS encoding sigma-70 family RNA polymerase sigma factor, translating into MAKPTDRDLVERAREGDVGAFGQLVRRHQQRIHRLAVHMLRDESEAEDVTQETFVRAYHALSRFDGRSEPYTWFYRIAVNLSLNALRSRRTSRISGDSMDPRLEGVMTERRPSAMADPPGDAARKELYSALCEGIDTLSDTLRTTLILVCIDGRSHEDAAVILGAPEGTIAWRVHEARRKLREYMASRGFDIAGEVA; encoded by the coding sequence ATGGCCAAGCCCACCGACCGAGATCTCGTCGAGCGCGCCCGCGAAGGCGACGTGGGTGCATTTGGGCAACTGGTGCGCCGTCATCAGCAGCGCATCCATCGGCTCGCGGTTCACATGCTGCGCGATGAGAGCGAGGCGGAGGACGTCACCCAGGAGACCTTCGTGCGCGCCTACCACGCGCTGAGCCGGTTCGACGGGCGAAGCGAGCCATACACCTGGTTTTACCGCATCGCCGTAAACCTCTCGCTCAACGCCCTTCGCTCCCGGCGGACCTCCCGCATCAGCGGCGACTCGATGGACCCGCGCCTCGAAGGCGTGATGACGGAACGACGACCGAGCGCTATGGCCGATCCCCCCGGGGACGCGGCCCGCAAGGAGCTGTACAGCGCCCTTTGTGAAGGCATCGATACGTTGAGCGATACGCTTCGCACCACCTTGATCCTGGTGTGCATCGATGGCCGCTCGCACGAAGACGCCGCCGTCATCCTTGGGGCGCCGGAGGGCACCATCGCGTGGCGCGTGCACGAGGCGCGCCGGAAGCTGCGCGAATACATGGCCTCTCGGGGCTTCGATATCGCGGGAGAGGTGGCGTGA